A stretch of DNA from Natrinema halophilum:
CCCCCAGCAGGCCACCCTGGTCGACGTAGGTGTCAACCTTCGTCCGCAAGGCGGGTGGCAGGTTCGCGTCTGACGGGAGGCCATCCGGTCGCCGGCTCATGTTCCCTCCTTTCGGCGACATTTGAAGAGTGTACTGGTTGGCGCCATACGCGTCCCCTCTGTGTAGCGGTCGTTGCTATTACCGCAACCGCCGGCGTCCACTCCCGATCGAGCCAATATCGTTCGAACGTATCGCTCTCTCGAATCGGAAGACAGGACGGGGCGGTTCGCTGACTGCACCCACCGGCGCTCGATTTGCGCGGCTCGTCGTCGTGCAAAGACGGAGAATCGTCGTCGGGATCGTTCGATCCGATCGGTGCAGAATCGCGTTATCATAGTACTCGTTGAACGTCGTTGCACACCCTGCTTCCGAATTAGCGGCCGGTGAGAACTCGCTGGCCACCGGCCGGCGAGCAGTGGGTACATCGTTTCAACGACGTAAGGTGCGGCGTCCTGCTGGAAGCCGGTTACTTTGGACTGGGATCGTTGGCAGCCGCGTCGGCCGTCCCGTCTTCGGTCACCGGCGTCCGTTCGGTATCGGTTGCCTCGCCGGCCGTCTCGAGTTCAGCTTCGTCGATCGCAGCATCCGCCAGGATCTCCTCTCCGTCTATTCCCTGCTCCTCCGCAATCGCGAGCAGGAGTGCGCGTTGCTCGGTGAGCTGGTGGTCCATTCGCGAGACCGTCTCGTGGGTTTCGTCCGTCTTCTCTTCCAGCCCCGTGATTCGCTGCTGAAGTTTCTGTACCTGCTTGTACATCGCTTCGGCTCGATCCGAAAGCGTTTGAATCTTCTTTGCAGTGCTGCCGAGTCCCATATACGGACGATGTGTCGGGGAACTAATGGGCCTTTTCCTCCGTCCACTCTCGAGCCATGAGATGTGTTACATACTCACATGAAACGAAGGGTTTATTATGAACCGCGGACAATCATCAGTTGAACTCGAGGTGATCAGCCATGGTGCGAGCGAATACTCCAAGCACATG
This window harbors:
- a CDS encoding DUF5798 family protein, translated to MGLGSTAKKIQTLSDRAEAMYKQVQKLQQRITGLEEKTDETHETVSRMDHQLTEQRALLLAIAEEQGIDGEEILADAAIDEAELETAGEATDTERTPVTEDGTADAAANDPSPK